The following proteins come from a genomic window of Pseudomonas sp. MAG733B:
- a CDS encoding DMT family transporter, with the protein MTPRTALGALHIGALMFGLTGVFGKLAAASPAIIVFGRAAFAVLALALFARFASNTRWQKLEAVDVRRLLLSGLLLAGHWVSFFISVKIAGVAIATLGFASFPAFTVILEGLIFRERIRANEVLLVALVSIGLVLVTPEFDLASGATTGLLWSVLSGLLFSLLSLTNRASSARIPPVQAALCQNVVVALCLLPAAAPHLSEVRAIDWLWIGLLGVFCTGVAHSLFVASLAVIKARTAAVVFALEPVYGITMAWLLFNENPTLRMLLGGALIIVAIVVSSRLAGSSSKKAVAAEAASH; encoded by the coding sequence ATGACTCCCCGCACCGCCCTTGGCGCCTTGCATATCGGCGCACTGATGTTCGGCCTGACCGGTGTGTTCGGCAAACTCGCCGCCGCGTCACCGGCGATCATCGTGTTCGGCCGGGCGGCGTTCGCGGTGTTGGCGCTGGCGTTATTTGCACGCTTCGCCAGCAATACCCGCTGGCAAAAACTCGAAGCGGTGGATGTCCGTCGACTGTTGCTCAGCGGCTTGTTGCTGGCCGGACACTGGGTGAGTTTCTTCATTTCGGTGAAGATCGCCGGCGTGGCCATCGCGACCCTGGGCTTTGCCAGTTTCCCGGCTTTTACCGTGATCCTCGAAGGGCTGATTTTCCGCGAACGCATTCGCGCCAATGAAGTCCTGCTGGTGGCGCTGGTCAGCATCGGGTTGGTGCTGGTCACACCGGAGTTCGATCTGGCCAGCGGTGCCACCACTGGCCTGCTGTGGTCGGTGCTTTCCGGATTACTCTTCTCCCTGTTGTCGCTGACCAATCGCGCGAGTTCCGCACGCATCCCGCCGGTACAGGCCGCGCTGTGTCAGAACGTTGTGGTCGCATTGTGTCTGTTGCCGGCGGCGGCACCGCACTTGAGTGAAGTGCGCGCCATCGACTGGTTGTGGATCGGCCTGCTCGGGGTGTTCTGCACAGGGGTCGCCCACAGTTTGTTCGTCGCCAGCCTTGCAGTGATCAAGGCGCGAACCGCCGCCGTGGTCTTCGCTCTGGAGCCGGTATACGGCATCACCATGGCCTGGTTGCTGTTCAATGAAAACCCGACCCTGCGCATGCTGCTGGGCGGTGCGCTGATCATCGTCGCGATCGTGGTGTCCAGCCGACTCGCCGGCAGTTCAAGCAAGAAAGCCGTGGCGGCCGAAGCGGCGTCTCACTGA
- a CDS encoding SelT/SelW/SelH family protein: MTAHKPEIVITYCTQCQWLLRAAWLAQELLSTFGDDLGKVSLVPGTGGVFHIFCDDVQIWERKADGGFPEAKVLKQRVRDQIDPDRDLGHNDRTQ; the protein is encoded by the coding sequence ATGACCGCCCATAAACCGGAAATCGTCATCACCTATTGCACCCAGTGCCAGTGGCTGTTGCGTGCTGCCTGGCTGGCCCAGGAACTGCTCAGTACGTTTGGCGACGACCTCGGCAAAGTGTCCCTGGTACCCGGCACCGGCGGGGTCTTTCACATTTTCTGCGACGACGTGCAGATCTGGGAGCGCAAGGCCGATGGCGGCTTCCCCGAAGCCAAAGTGCTAAAGCAGAGAGTTCGCGACCAGATCGATCCGGACCGCGACTTGGGGCACAACGACCGCACTCAGTGA
- a CDS encoding FimV/HubP family polar landmark protein → MLESRRVVVRYCLRWVLAAAAVTWSALAPALGLGEITLHSALNQPLRADIALVDAAGLEEGELSARLATADEFKRAGVERVLFLNDLKFTPVLRGNRSLIQVTSSKPVNEPFLNFLVQLNQPNGRVLREYTVLIDPPGTPGIEPASDEPVANRPASAFPSVQPAVAAKPTAKEPLPKPVAVPAADPLAEQLAASVLQNQQLQATIDELNAKLKVQDEQIAAEKKQVAELQTRLAEVKPVPPEPVAPVAVAPAPVVVEEPGTNWLLMGGLSGLVALVILAVWIRRQRQQDQATFGSTSDQSPRHEPLPDHTSDPAVQAAALRPTHTHHEDTPASDVLEEVAIYLTYGRYGEAISLLREAMIKEPQRTDVAVQLLEVLGKQGDVTAYNAQEASLRNAGFDGRKLQEMRAHHPKLGPVAVMPEPMPKDDFQLNLDDLSMDTNWDLDPTEASSSSGKPSSVPALPEPEIEWEIEPVAQSLDDSFLEAFSEPDQSFELEPLSLEPTEPGNAGKLEQAQTCIDDGDLDSAIELLNELLKDADEPLKQTARSLLAGIR, encoded by the coding sequence ATCGCTTTGGTGGACGCCGCCGGTCTGGAAGAGGGCGAGCTGTCGGCCAGGCTGGCGACGGCGGATGAGTTCAAGCGTGCGGGTGTCGAGCGGGTGCTCTTCCTCAACGATCTCAAGTTCACGCCTGTCCTGCGGGGCAACCGCAGCCTGATCCAGGTCACCTCCAGCAAACCGGTCAATGAACCGTTCCTGAATTTCCTCGTGCAACTCAATCAGCCCAACGGCCGCGTGCTGCGCGAGTACACGGTGTTGATCGATCCGCCGGGGACGCCGGGCATTGAGCCCGCCAGTGATGAACCGGTGGCCAATCGTCCAGCTTCGGCCTTTCCGAGTGTCCAGCCCGCCGTCGCGGCAAAGCCAACAGCAAAGGAACCGCTGCCAAAACCTGTCGCTGTACCCGCGGCGGATCCGCTCGCAGAGCAACTGGCCGCCAGCGTCCTGCAAAACCAGCAATTGCAGGCCACCATCGATGAACTCAACGCGAAGCTTAAAGTTCAGGACGAGCAGATCGCCGCTGAGAAAAAACAGGTAGCCGAGCTGCAAACCCGATTGGCCGAGGTCAAGCCAGTGCCGCCGGAGCCGGTTGCACCCGTTGCTGTGGCTCCGGCGCCCGTGGTTGTCGAGGAGCCCGGGACGAACTGGCTGTTGATGGGCGGATTGTCGGGGCTGGTCGCGTTGGTGATTCTGGCTGTGTGGATTCGTCGGCAACGGCAGCAGGATCAGGCAACGTTCGGATCGACATCCGATCAGTCTCCCCGACATGAACCCTTACCCGATCACACGTCAGACCCCGCGGTACAAGCTGCCGCACTGCGACCCACACATACACACCACGAAGACACACCCGCGAGCGATGTGCTTGAAGAGGTCGCAATCTATCTGACCTACGGCCGCTATGGCGAAGCAATCAGTCTGCTGCGAGAGGCGATGATCAAGGAGCCGCAGCGCACCGATGTCGCTGTGCAATTGCTGGAAGTTCTCGGCAAACAGGGTGATGTGACTGCTTACAACGCGCAGGAAGCCAGCCTGCGTAATGCCGGGTTCGATGGGCGGAAACTTCAGGAGATGCGTGCGCATCATCCGAAACTGGGGCCGGTTGCTGTGATGCCGGAGCCGATGCCCAAGGACGATTTCCAGTTGAATCTGGATGACCTGTCGATGGACACCAATTGGGACCTGGACCCAACGGAAGCCAGTTCATCTTCTGGCAAGCCATCGAGCGTGCCAGCGCTGCCCGAACCGGAGATAGAGTGGGAAATCGAGCCGGTTGCCCAATCCCTGGACGACAGCTTTCTTGAGGCATTCAGCGAGCCGGATCAGTCGTTCGAACTTGAGCCACTGAGCCTCGAGCCGACCGAGCCGGGTAACGCAGGCAAACTGGAGCAGGCCCAGACCTGCATCGACGACGGTGACCTGGACAGCGCCATCGAACTGCTCAACGAGCTGCTCAAGGACGCCGATGAGCCGCTGAAGCAGACCGCCCGAAGTTTACTGGCCGGAATACGATAA